The Amycolatopsis sp. DG1A-15b genome contains the following window.
ACTTCGTGATCGTGATGCCGGTCAAGAAGGTGCAGGAGCGCCGCAAGCGCGGCCAGGAGCCGGGCCCGTCGGAGCCGACGGACGTGGAGCTGCTGATCGAGATCCGCGACCTGCTGCGCGCCCAGCAGAGCCAGCGCGGCAACGACCGCGACTGACGAGGTCAGCGGTCGTGGTGCGGTGGCCGGTTCTCCCGGTACCAGTCGTCCGGGAGACCGGTGCGCCGCTCGGGGTCGCGCTCGTCGGAGGTCGTCTCGGGCAGGACGTCCCCGAAGATCTCATCGACCCGGCGGCGCTGCTCGCTGCCGGCCTTGGGGTCGCGTTTCTCGCCGGACATGCCCTCAGTCTCCCACGACGCGTTCTTTGACAACTCCAGAGAGCTGACCGAGCGCATCGAGGCGGCGCAGGTGCTCAGGGGTCAGCGCGAGCCCCGCGGCGGCGACGTTCTCCTCCAGGTGCGTGATCCGGCCGGTGCCCGGAATCGGTAGGACCACTGGTGATCGGGCCAGCAACCACGCGAGGGCGACCTGGGCGGAGGTGGCACCCACCTCGCCCGCGACAGCGGCGATCTCCGCTCCGCCTGCCGCGGCCGGTGCCACCGGCCGCCAAGGCAGGAAGGCGATTCCCGCCGCCGCACAGGCCCGCAGGACCGGCTCGTGCTCACGGTCGAGCACGCTGTAGCGGTTCTGGACGCTGACGATCTCGACGAGTTCACGGGCCCGAGCGAGCTCGTCGACAGTCACTTCGGACAGCCCGAGCAGGCCGATCTTCCCCGCGGACTGCAGCTCGCGGAGCGTGCCGAGCTGATCGGCCAACGGCGTTTCCGGGTCGACGCGGTGCAGCTGCAGCAGCTCGATCCGCTCCACGCGGAGCCGGCGCAGGGCCTGGTCGACCTGGTCGCGCAGGATTTCGGGCCGGGCGTCGAGCCGCCACTCGCCGCCGGGCCCGGTTCGCGCGACGCCGACCTTGGTGGTGATCAGCAGCTCGCCGGGATAGGGGTGCAGGGCCTCGGCGAGCAGTTCCTCGTTGGCTCCGCCGCCGTAGAGGTGCGCGGTGTCGATGAGCGTGACACCGAGCTCGACGGCCCGCCGGGCGACGGCGATCGCGCCGGCCCGGCTTCGGTCGGCAGGTGCATCGCCCCGAAACCGAGCCGGCGGACGTTCAGCCTGCCACCGATGCGGAAATCGGGGGTCACACCTCTTCGAGGCCCGAGAGCTCGTCGATGACGTGGGGAACGAGCGAGGTCAGCGTGGCCATCCCGTCGCGGACCGCGGACCGCGACCCGGCCAGGTTGACCACGAGCGTGCTGCCCGACACTCCGGCGAGCCCGCGGGAGATCCCGGCGTCGACGGCGCCGGCGGCCAGCCCGGACGCGCGGATGGCCTCGCTGATGCCCGGGATGGGCCGGTCGAGCACACCGGCGGTGGCGTCCGGAGTCCGGTCGCGCGGCAGCACGCCGGTGCCGCCGACGGTGATCACCAGGTCGGCGCCGCCGATCACGGCGGTGTTGAGCGCGTTGCGGATACCCGCGGTCTCGGCCTCGACGACCACGACACCGTCGACGATGAAGCCCGCTTCTTCGAGCAGCTCCGTGACCAGCGGGCCAGTGGTGTCCTCGTGCTCGCCGTGCGCCACGCGATCGTCCACGATGACCACGAGGGCCCGGCCCAGCCGTTGTGCACTCCGTTCCATGGCGCCCACCGTAGCCGGTTTCGGCGGCCGGGCGCCGGGAGGTGCCGGGTGAGTTCTGACGATTCGGTGACGTGACGCCGCGAGCTCCGGCGAGCCCCGGCGAAGGCCCCTAGCGTGGCCGGGGTGCGCGTACTGGTCACCGGCGGAGCCGGGTTCATCGGGTCCCACATCGCCGACCTCCTGGCCGACGGCGGTGACGAGGTCGTGGTGCTGGACAACCTCCTCCCCACGGCTCACGGCTCCGGCTTCCCGCCGCCCTACACCGGCAGGCACCGGTTCCTGCGCGGCGACGTCACCGACACCGAGATCGTCGCGGAGCTGCTGGACGGCGTCGACGCGGTCTGCCACCAAGCGGCGGTGGTGGGCCACGGGATCGACCCGTCGGACGCACCGTCGTACGCCTTGCACAACGACTACGGCACGGCGGTGCTGCTGGCCGGAATGCACGCGGCCGGCGTCCGGAAGCTGGTGCTGGCCTCGTCGATGGTCGTCTACGGCGAAGGCCGCTACGCATGCTCGGCTCACGGCGTGGTGGCGCCTTCGCCGCGCCGCCGGTCCGATGTGGACGCCGGCCGGTTCGAGCCACGCTGCCCGTCGTGCGAAGCGGAGCTGAGCTGGCAGCTGGTGCCCGAGGACGCGCCGCTGAACCCCCGCAGCACGTACGCGGCAACGAAGCTGGCCCAGGAACACCTGGCCGGTGCGTGGGCCCGGCAGACTGGCGGCACGGTGTGGGCGATGCGCTACCACAACGTTTACGGCCCGCGGATGCCCCAGAACACCCCGTACGCGGGAGTCGCATCACTCTTCCGCTCGTCCTTGGTCCGCGGCGAGGCGCCCCGAGTTCTGGAAGACGGCCGCCAGCAGCGCGACTTCATCCACGTCCACGACGTGGCGAGGGCGAACGTCCTGGCCCTGCGCACGGAAGGCCCGGCAGCCGAAATAACCCCGCTGAACATCTGTTCCGGCACCCCGCACACGGTGGGCGACCTGGCGGAGGAGCTGGCGCGGGCTTGCGACGGCCCGGCACCCCAGGTGATCGGCGGCGCGCGTCCCGCCGACGTCCGGCACGTCGTCGCCGATCCGGCCCGCGCCCGCGAACTACTGGGCTTCACGGCGGAAATCGGCTTCGAAGCGGGAATCGCCGATTTCGCGACGGCGGAACTGCGCGCCCCGTCGAGGTTCAGGCCGTGAACGCCCGCGCGACGGCGAGGCTGTCCTCGTAGACGTGGTAGCGGGTGATCACGCCACTGTCGACGGTGAGGTGCAGGGCGCAGCGGGCGCTGTAGGCCAGGCCGGTGGCCTTCACCGTCTGGCGGATCTCTCCCAGCACCACCGCGTCCCGGCCGTCGACCAGGACGCTCGAGATCACTCCACCGCGCTCCCCGTGGAACTCGTTCAGCTGGCGGAAGTGGTCGGCGACGCCGGCGCGCGTCGACCGCTCCCGGATCCACGGCACTGCCGGGTGCCCCGCCGCGGGCCAGTCGAGCTGCCAGTCGACTCCGTCCGCGAACAGTTCGGCGATCCGGTCCGGATCTCCCCCGGCCAGGCGGGCGAGAAACTCGGTCACGGCCGCCCGGGTACTCGCCTCCGCACCGGTGAACTGGTGGTCGTGCCGGATCCGGCCGTCCTCGTCGAGCAGGAGGAAGATTGTGCCGCTCCACACCGGGGCGCCACCCGTCGCCGGAACCATGTGGGTGGTGAACGTGACTGCGTCGTGGTGGGTCACGACGTCGTCCGCCGCGGTGAAGACGAATTCCCCGGTCGCGACGAACCGGTCGTACGCGCCGGTGACCCGGGCCTCGAGCGCGTCGTGTCCCCGGTGCTCGGCGGTTTCGGTGTACTGCACGCCGTCTTCGGCCCACAGTCGCGCGACAGTGCTGCGCCGCGCGGCGGCGTCCGGCTCGTTCCACACCGCCACGTAGCGGCTGATCAAGTTCGAGGTCATGGTCATGGTCAGGAAGCTAGAACGGGTTCCCTGACACCTCCTGTCAGTGGATCCGGGCAGACTTCCGGACATGCGTGCGACCCGTCTGGTGTCCCTGCTGTTGCTGCTGCAGACCAGGGAGCGCATGACCGCGCGGGAACTGGCGGACGCCTTGGAGGTGTCGGTCCGGACGATCTACCGGGACGTCGAGTCACTCGGCGCCGCGGGCGTGCCCGTGTACGGCGAACCAGGTCACGAAGGTGGCTACCGGCTGCTCGACGGCTACCGCACCCGGCTGACCGGCCTCACCGCGGACGAGGCCGAGGCGCTGTTCCTCACCGGGCTCCCGTCCGCGGCCGCCCAGCTGGGCCTGACGGCCGCGACGACCGCCGCGCAGCTCAAGCTCATGGCGGCGTTGCCCGCCGAGCTGCGCGACCGCGCCGACCGTGCCGCCGGCCGGTTCCACGTCGACCTCCCGTCGTGGTACCTCCGCGCCGAGCGAACTCCGCACCTGACTCCGATTTCGGAGGCCACTCGTGGCCAGCACGCCCTGCGGATCCGCTACCTGCGCTGGGTGCAGCCGCACGAGATCAGCCGGACCGTGCAGCCCCACGGACTGGTCCTGAAAGCGGGCAACTGGTACCTCGTGGCTCGCGGCGCCGAGCAGTTCCGGACCTACCGGATCTCCCGGGATCCTCGAGGTGGATGTCCTCCCCGAGCGGTTCGAACGAGCCGAAGGGTTCGACCTGGCGAGCCACTGGGAGAGCTACCTCGACCACTTCGACCGGCGCCGCTACCGGGACACCGCGGTCCTCCGGGTCTCCCGTCGTGGCCTGGACCGGCTACCCGAGCTGCTCGAACCGGCCGTCGTCGCGGCCCGGAAGACCAGGGCAGGGCCGGACCCGGCGGGGTGGACCGAACTCGAGATCCCCCATCGAATCGGTCGAGGCCGCGCTGCCCGAACTGCTCAAGTTCGGCGCCGACGTCGATGTCGTCGCACCGGAAGCGTTGCGAGCGGAAGTAGTCCGGACCCTGCACGCGATGAACCGGGCCTACGGTCTCTAGCCGGTTAATCCGGCAGCTGGCCGGCACCGCTTGCACCGTCAAGGCGGCCAGGCCGAGCCGGCCGCCGATCCGGACCGGGCCCAGCTGCTTGCGCCACCGCAGCCGCACGATCGCCCGCATCGGGAGTTCGGGCCGGGCTGTGCTGCGGACGGCAGCTGCGATCAGTCATCCCGGCCGCGCCTTCAACGCGGTAGCGATCGGTCCATTTGCGGGCGGTTGTGGCGGCGACCATAAGCATTTTGCTGCAGCGGCGCAGGTCCAGCTTTGCTCGACGCGCGACAGGCCGCCACCGATCGCCTCAACGCCGGACAACGTCCCTGGACCTCACATCTAGGGCATCGCCAGCGGCAGGCGCACCTCGAACCGGCACCCCGGTCCGTGGTTGTGCACCCCGATTCGCCCCCGGTGCGCCTCGACCAGCCCCTTCGCAATGGCCAGGCCGAGCCCGCCGCCGCTGGTCGTCCCGCCGCGCTCGGGCGTCCGCGCCTGCGTCCCGCGGAAAGCGACGTCGAAGACGCGGTTGATCTCGTCGTCCGGGATGCCACCGCAGGAGTCGTCCACGGCGAGCAGCGCCTCGTCGCCGTCGACGCCGATCTGCACCGCCACCGTCCCGTCGGGCGGGGTGTGCCGAATCGCGTTGGACACCAGGTTCCGCACGATCCGGGCCAGTTCCGGGTCGCTGCCGGTCACCACCGGCCAGGTCGACGCCCTGGCGAGGACCCGGACCCGCTTCCGGTGGGCCACCGGCGCCTGGGCGGCCACGGCGTCGCTCACGACGTCCCGCAACGGCACCGCCGACATCGTGAGCTCCAGGGCCCCCGCGGTGATCCGCGAAAGCTCGAACAGGTCGCCGACCATCGCGGACAGCCGCCGGGTCTCGCCGCTGATCCGCTGGGCGTAGTCGGCGACCTCGTCGCGTTCGGACACCACGCCGTCGGCCAGCGCCTCGGCCATCGCCTGGATCCCGGCCAGCGGGCTGCGCAGGTCGTGGCTGATCCAGGCCACCAGTTCGCGCCGCGAGGCCTCGGCGGCGCGTTCCCGCTCGCGTGCCTCGCGTTCCCACACGCTGCGGCGTGCGATGGCCCGGCCGAGGATGATCGCCGCGGGCACGGTGACCAGCGCGACGAGCAGGCAGACCAGGAGCATCGTGGTCAGCGCCGGGGTGAACATGAACCCGCTGATCCCCAGGACGCCGACCAGCGTGGCGAGCACCGGGATCAGCACCAGCACCGTGAGCGTGGTGGCCAGCGAACCGCGGCGCAGGACGTACAACGCCACGCCGCCCAGTGCCGCGACCGGCAGCGAGAACAGCAGTGCGAACGGCAGGATGTGCCAGAGGTGCGTCAGCATCTCCGAGACGGACTCGCCCGAACCGATCACGGCTGCTCCCGGTCGTAGCGGTAGCCGACACCCCACACCGTCGCCACCCGGGTCGGCTTGGCCGGGTCACGTTCGATCTTCTCGCGCAGCCGTCGCACGTGGACGGTCACAGTGGACTGATCGCCGAAGTCCCAGCTCCACACCTTTTCGAGCAGGTCCGCGCGCGAGTACGCCACGCCGGGGTGGGCGAGGAAGAACGCCAGCAGGTCGAACTCCCGGGTGGTCAACGGCAGTTCGCGGCCGCGGAGGGTCGCGGTGCGCGCATTCATCTGCAGGCGCAGGTCGCCGTCCGCGAGCACGGCGGCGGCCGGCTCCGGGCGGGGCATCCGGGCGCGGCGCAGCACCGAGGCCACACGGAGGGCGAGTTCCTTGGGGCTGAACGGTTTCGTCACGTAGTCGTCGGCGCCGAGCTGGAGGCCGGCGATGCGGTTCTCCTCCTCGCCGAGGGCGGTGAGCATGACGATCGGCACCTGGCTGACCTGGCGCAGCCGCTTGCACACCTCCAGGCCGTTGATCCCGGGCATCATGACGTCGAGGACGACGAGGTCGGGCTCGTGGGCGGCGAACTTCGTCAGCCCCTCGGCGCCGTTGCCGGCCATGTCCACGGTGAACCCGGCCACCTCGAGGTAGCGGCGGACGACGTCGCGGACCGTCTCGTCGTCGTCGACCACGAGCACCCGTCCGGCCTGATCGCTCATCACGTCTCCCTCACCAGCCCGTCAGCAGCAGGTGGTTGACCGCCAGCGCCGTCGCCGCCTGCGCGGCCAGCCACCACTGGCGGCCGGGCCGCGGCAACAGCGCCGTCATCGGCAGCAACCACACCCCGAACGGTAGCCAGATCCGTTCGGTCTCGGCTTTCGACAGGCCCGAGACGTCGGCGAAGAGGATGGCGGCCAGGGCGGCGAGGCCCAGCAGGAGGACCGGATCGGTGAGCAAGGACCGGCGCGGAGACCCGAATCCTCGCCGGACGGCGGCGACGACCGCGGGGCCGAGCGCGACGGTCACCGCCGCGAGGTCGGCCCACACCCAGTACGAATAGGGCCGGACCAGCGCCACGCCCTGGTAGTAGCGCTCGACGACCAAGTGGTAGCCGTCGAGCCACCAAAAGCCCGCCCAGGCGAAGACGCCGACGACGGCGAGTGCCGCGACGATCGCCAGTGCCGCCGCCCGCCACTGCCGGCCGAGGACGGCGACGGCCACCGCGAGCAGGCCGAGCAGCACCAGGCCGTACGACAGGAAGATCCCGAAGCCGAGCAGCACCCCCGCGGCCAGCCCGGCCGGAACGGCGTACCGGCGGCCGTGGGTGAACCCCGTCGCGGACAGCGCGAGCAGCGCCAGCCCGGTCGCGGTCACCCCGGCGAAGAGGCCGTCCGCCGAGACGCCGATCCACACCGCGCCCGGGGTGAGGACGGCGAACGGCAGCACCGCGCGGGCCGCCTCGGGCCGGCCGAGCAGGGCGACCGTGGCCGGCACGGCCACCGCGACCAGGCTGCCGGCGAGCACCACGGCCGTGGCCGCCCACGCGCCGCCGTGCAGGCCGAGCCGGTCCAGCCAGACGAAGACGAGCGTCGCGCCCGGCGGGTGACCGGACACGTGCGTCGTCCACGATTGGGGCTGGAAGTCGAGGATGCGGGAGGAGAACTCGCGCAGCATCCGCGGGATGTCGGTGATTCCCGGGACCTCGTGGAGGTACTCCTGGGGAATGGTGAGGTGCCCGGCGAACCCGCGAGACCAGCCGTCGACCATGGCCAGGGAGAAGATCCAGGCGAGCGAGGCGAGGTAGCCGGCGGCGAGCGCGCGGCGCCACGGCAGGCGGGCGGCCAGTGCCGGGCCGTGGAGCACCACCGCGACCGCGACGAGCACGGCGAACACCGAGCCCGGGCCGACGTGCGGCAGCCAGTCGGCGAACAACGGCGGGGCGGACACGAAGATGACCACGCCGGAGTGCGGCCGGTTGTAGTACAGGCCGACCGCGGTGGCGGCGCCGACGAGCACCGCCGCGGCGGCGACGGCAAGGAGGTCGGCGCGGCGGCCGGAGACCGGGGCTTCGGGTTCGCGGGCAGTCGGCTCGGCGAGCCGGGCTGCCGATGTCGGCTCGCTCATCGTCGCCCACCCTAGGTTCACCGCGGGCGATCCGCGCCATGGGAACGGGAGCCGTAACGACGCGGTAAGAACTCGCCCGATGTCATGATTCGGTAAGCCCCGCAAGGGTTCTACGACGTTTCGGGCGGCCTTACGGTCGGCGCCGTGACTGACTTGGAAGTGGACGTCGTCCTCCCCTGCCTCGACGAAGCGGGTGCCCTTCCCGCCGTACTGGCCGGCCTGCCGCCGGGCTACCGCGCGATCGTGGTCGACAACGGCTCGGCCGACGGCTCGCCGGAAGTGGCGGCCTCGCTCGGCGCGAAGGTCGTCCACGAGCCGCGCCGCGGCTACGGCGCGGCCGTGCACGCGGGGCTGGAAGCCGCCACCGCGGACATCGTGTGCTTCGCCGACGCCGACGGGTCCCTGGACCTCGCCGACCTGCCGCGCCTGGTGACCGCGGTCGTACACGGCGCGGACCTGGCCGTCGGACGCCGGGTGCCGACCGGTCCCGGGGTGTGGCCGTGGCACGCGCGGATGGGCAATGTCGTGCTGGCGACGCTGTTGCGCAGCCGCGGGCTGCCGGTGCGGGACATCGCGCCCCTGCGCGCCGCGGACCGGCTCGCCCTGCTCCGTCTCGACGTCGCCGACCGGGCGTTCGGCTACCCCCTGGAGCTGCTGATCAAGGCCCAGCGCGCCGGGTGGCGGGTCCGGGAGTTCGACGTCCGCTACGGCGAGCGCGCCAAAGGGACGAAGTCGAAGGTGTCCGGGTCGGTGCGGGGGACGCTGCGTGCGGTCCGCGACTTCGGGCGGGTGCTGGCCCGATGACCCGTCCGTTCATCCTGCTGGTCGTGGCCAAGGCGCCCGTTCCGGGGCTGGCCAAGACCCGGCTGTGCCCGCCCGCCACGCCGGCTCAGGCGGCCGAGATCGCCGCGGCCGCGTTGCTCGACACGCTCGAGGCCGTCTGCGCGGTGCCCGGCGCCGAGCCCGTCGTCGCGATGACCGGCGATCTCGGTGCGGCCGCCCGGCCCATCGAAATCGGCATGGCGCTGCGCCACGTCACCACGATCCCGCAGCGTGGCCCCGATTTCGGTGCCCGGCTGGCGAACGCCCACGCGGACGCCGCCGAGGTGCACGCCGGTCTGCCGGTCCTCCAGATCGGCATGGACACCCCGCAGGTCACGCCGGAGTCGCTCGCCGCCGCAGCGGCACCGGTCCTGCACGGCGGCCACGACTCGGTGCTCGGGCCGGCCGCGGACGGCGGCTGGTGGGCGCTGGGCCTCGCCGAGCCGCGGCACGCACAGGCCCTCGCGGACGTCCCGATGTCCCGCGAAGACACCGGCGAACGCACACTGCGCGCCCTCACCGCGTGCGGGCTGCGGCCGCGGCGCGCCGCCCAGCTGTCCGATGTGGACACGATGGCCGATGCCCGCTCGGTGGCGGCGGCGTGCCCGGGTGGCCGGTTCGCCCGCGCCGTCGCGGCGGTCGGCGGACGGGCGGTGGCGTGATGACCGCCCCGGTGAGCACCGGCCACGAGTTCGACCGCGGCCTGCTCGGCCACCAGTGCTGGCTCGAGCTGGCCAACGGCGAGCGGATCGAGCTGGCCGTCGAACGCTGGGCGGAACCGTCCGAGGGCGACGACGTCCTGCTCGACGCGTGCTCCGGCCCGACGATCGACCTCGGGTGCGGGCCCGGCAGGCTCACCGCGGCGCTGGCCGGGCGCGGAGTCGTCGCGCTGGGCGTGGACAGCTCGCGCACGGCCGTCGGGCTGACCCGGCGCCGCGGCGGAAGTGCGTTGCAGCGCAACCTCTTCGACCGCCTGCCCGGCGAAGGGCGGTGGCGGCACGCCCTGCTTGCGGACGGCAACATCGGCATCGGCGGCGACCCGGCCACGCTGCTGCGGCGCACGGCACGCCTGATCGCCCCCGGCGGTGACGTCCTCGTCGAGCTGGAGCCGCCCGGTCGGGGCCTGCGGCACGAGCGCGTCCGGCTCCGGCCCGGCCACGCCGACGTCGCCTGGTTCACCTGGGCCTGGGTCGGGGTCGACGCGATCGCCGAGGTCGCCGCGCGCGCCGGGTTGCGCGTCGACTGGACCACCCGGCACGGGCACCGCTGGTTCGCGCGATTGGAGCGGTCGTGAAGCTCCCGATTCCGGCCGAAGAGCAGTTCCGGGCCCCGGCGCACCACGAACGCGTGACGTCGAAGATCGGCCTGGCGCTCGCGATCACGTTCACGACGTGCTTCGTGACGGGGCTGATCAGCCACCTGATCCAGCACCCGCCGGGGTGGTTCTCCTGGCCCAGCCGTCCGGTCGGGCTCTACCGCGTCACCCAGGGTCTGCACGTGATCTCCGGCGTGGCGTCGATCCCGTTGCTGCTGGCGAAACTGTGGAGCGTCTACCCGAAGCTGTTCGGCCGGCCGCTCGTCCGCTCGCTGCCGCACGCCCTGGAGCGGCTGTCGATCCTGGTGCTGTCCGGTGCGGCGTTCTTCGAGCTGACGACCGGACTGCTGAACGTCGCGCAGAACTACCCGTGGGGCTTTTACTTCCCCCAGGTGCACTACGCGGTCGCGTGGCTGGCGATCGGCTCGATCCTGGTGCACGTCGCGGTGAAGCTGCCGATCATCCGCCGCGCACTGAGCCGGGCCACCGTGACGGAGGCGCCGGCCGAGGGGCTGTCCCGGCGGGGTTTCCTGGTGACCACCGGGCTGGCGACCGGTGTCGCGGTCGTGGCCACCGCGGGCGCGACGGTGCCGTTCCTGCGCGGCGTCTCCGCCCTTTCCTGGCGGACCGGTACGGGCACGCAGGACCTCCCGGTGAACCGCACGGCGGCGGCCGCGGGTGTCACGTGGTCGCCGGCCTGGCGGCTCTCGGTGGTGACCCCGCGCGGCACGGCGAAGTTCTCGCTCGACGAGCTGCGCGCCCTGCCGCAAACGACGGCGGAGCTCCCGATCGCGTGTGTGGAGGGCTGGAGCCAGTCGGCCACCTGGCGGGGGATCTCCCTGCCCACGCTCCTGAAAGCCGCCGGCGCGGTACCGGGCACGGCGGTCCGGGTGTCCTCTTCGGAGCGTGGCGGGCTGTACGGCGTCAGCGTGCTCCCCGGCGAACACACGGCCGACGACCTGACGTTGCTGGCCTTGGAGCTGAACGGCGAGGTCCTCGCCCCCGACCACGGCTTCCCCTGCCGGATCATCGCCCCGAACCGCCCTGGCGTGCTGCAGACGAAGTGGGTCACGAAGCTGGAGGCGCTGTGAAGACCGCCCGAGCGCTTCTCGCCCTGCCGGGTCTCGCGGCACTGGTGTGGGGTGTGGTGCTGTTCGCCGAGTACGCGCTGCCCTTGCGTCCGGACGTCTTCGGGACGGTCGGCTGGATCATCGGTGGCCCGATCCTCAACGACGCGGTCATCGCCCCGCTGACGGCGCTGCTCGGCATCGTCCTGGCTCACCGCCTGCCGCGCCCGTGGAAAGCCCCGGTCATCGCCGGCACGGTCACCACCGGCATCCTAGCGATCCTGGCGTTCCCGCTGTTCTGGCGCCCGTACGGAACCCCGCCGATGCCGGGCCTCCACGACACCAACCCGGCCCCCGCGCTGGCCCTCACCCTGGCAGCAGTCTGGCTGGCTGTGGCCCTCGCAGCCCTCCGCCACCGTGTCGTCCCCCGGATCACCCGTGCCGTCCCGCCAATCACCCGAGATACGTCCCCAATCACGCGAAACACGTCCCCAATCACGCGAGACACGCCTCCGGACACGCAAGATGCCCGTTCCGACACGCCAGCCGACCGCCCCAATCCCTGACCCCGGGCACAAATGCGGCCACGCGCGACCGGCATCGAGTGCCTGGTCGCGCGTGGCCTTGTGGGTCCGGCCCCGAAGACGGGGGTCGAGCCGAAGTTGGTCTCGGCCGCGCCAGGGCGGCCGAGCGTCTGAACCGGATCAGTTGGGCTGGACGGGCTGGCCGCCGAACGTCACCTCGACCGTGCGGCCGTCGGCGAGCGTGAACGTCGCCTTCTCGTCCGGGGCCCGGGTGCGGACCGCCGCGACCAGCGTGTCGGCCGAGTCGATCGGGCGGTCGTCGATCTTGGTGACGACGTCGCCCGCCTTCAGGCCGGCCTTCTCCGCCGGGCTGCCGCCCTTGATGGCGCCGAGCTCGGCGCCGCCCTGCGGGGCGTCCTTGACCTCCGCGCCGATGTAGGTCTGCACCGCCTGGCCGGTCTTGATGATCGTGTCCGCGGTGCGGCGGGCCTGGTCGATCGGGATGGCGAAGCCGATGCCGACGTTGCCGCCTTCGGACGCGCCCTGGCCCTGGCCACCGGAGGCCGACTGCGGGCTGTAGATCGCGGAGTTGATGCCGATGACCTGGCCGGACATGTTCGCCAGCGGCCCACCCGAGTTGCCCGGGTTGATCGCCGCGTCGGTCTGGACCGCGTCCATCACCGTGGTCTGGTCGCCGCTGCTGCCGCCCGCCCGCACCGGCCGGTGCAGCGAGCTGACGATGCCCGAGGTGACCGTGCCGGCCAGCTCGAACGGCGAGCCGATGGCCACCACCGACTGGCCGACGCGCAGGTCGTCGGAGCGGCCGAGCTCCACCGGGGTCAGGTTGCCGACGCCGGTGACCTTGACGACCGCGATGTCGGTCGTCGGGTCGCGGCCGACGATCTTGGCGGCGGCCTTCTTGCCGTCCTGGAACACCGCCTGGATCTGGCCGCCGTTCGCGCCGACCTCGACGACGTGGTTGTTCGTCAGGATGTAGCCGTCGGTGCTGATGACGAAGCCGGAGCCCTCGCCGGCCCCCTGCTGGCCGCTGACCTGCAGCTCGACCACGCTCGGCGACAGCTTCTGCGCGACGGCCTCGACCGAGCCGGCGGGCGCGTTGCCCGTCTGCTGGGCCGGCTTCGGCGCGTCGAGCGCGTTGCTGGCCGGGCCGGACGACCCGCCGGTGAAGTACCCGACGGTCCCGCCCGCGATGCCGCCGACCAGCAGCGCGACCAGCGCGACGCCGGCGAGCAGCTTCCCGCCGGACCGTTTGGGCTCCGGCGCGGCGACGGGGTAGCCGGATGTGCCGGGCTGCCCGTACGGGTGGGGCGGCGGGTAGACGCTCTGCTGGGTCGGGCCGGACGGCATCTGCGCACCCGGGGCGGACCACGGGTTCGCGGCCTGCCCGCCGTACGC
Protein-coding sequences here:
- a CDS encoding DUF2064 domain-containing protein, translated to MTRPFILLVVAKAPVPGLAKTRLCPPATPAQAAEIAAAALLDTLEAVCAVPGAEPVVAMTGDLGAAARPIEIGMALRHVTTIPQRGPDFGARLANAHADAAEVHAGLPVLQIGMDTPQVTPESLAAAAAPVLHGGHDSVLGPAADGGWWALGLAEPRHAQALADVPMSREDTGERTLRALTACGLRPRRAAQLSDVDTMADARSVAAACPGGRFARAVAAVGGRAVA
- a CDS encoding class I SAM-dependent methyltransferase, producing MTAPVSTGHEFDRGLLGHQCWLELANGERIELAVERWAEPSEGDDVLLDACSGPTIDLGCGPGRLTAALAGRGVVALGVDSSRTAVGLTRRRGGSALQRNLFDRLPGEGRWRHALLADGNIGIGGDPATLLRRTARLIAPGGDVLVELEPPGRGLRHERVRLRPGHADVAWFTWAWVGVDAIAEVAARAGLRVDWTTRHGHRWFARLERS
- a CDS encoding molybdopterin-dependent oxidoreductase, translating into MKLPIPAEEQFRAPAHHERVTSKIGLALAITFTTCFVTGLISHLIQHPPGWFSWPSRPVGLYRVTQGLHVISGVASIPLLLAKLWSVYPKLFGRPLVRSLPHALERLSILVLSGAAFFELTTGLLNVAQNYPWGFYFPQVHYAVAWLAIGSILVHVAVKLPIIRRALSRATVTEAPAEGLSRRGFLVTTGLATGVAVVATAGATVPFLRGVSALSWRTGTGTQDLPVNRTAAAAGVTWSPAWRLSVVTPRGTAKFSLDELRALPQTTAELPIACVEGWSQSATWRGISLPTLLKAAGAVPGTAVRVSSSERGGLYGVSVLPGEHTADDLTLLALELNGEVLAPDHGFPCRIIAPNRPGVLQTKWVTKLEAL
- a CDS encoding trypsin-like peptidase domain-containing protein; this encodes MTENDPSAHDPAAPRHPETGQQPAQGGWAGHPYGEQAQPESGGAPQYSEPSYHAVTGADPAYGGQAANPWSAPGAQMPSGPTQQSVYPPPHPYGQPGTSGYPVAAPEPKRSGGKLLAGVALVALLVGGIAGGTVGYFTGGSSGPASNALDAPKPAQQTGNAPAGSVEAVAQKLSPSVVELQVSGQQGAGEGSGFVISTDGYILTNNHVVEVGANGGQIQAVFQDGKKAAAKIVGRDPTTDIAVVKVTGVGNLTPVELGRSDDLRVGQSVVAIGSPFELAGTVTSGIVSSLHRPVRAGGSSGDQTTVMDAVQTDAAINPGNSGGPLANMSGQVIGINSAIYSPQSASGGQGQGASEGGNVGIGFAIPIDQARRTADTIIKTGQAVQTYIGAEVKDAPQGGAELGAIKGGSPAEKAGLKAGDVVTKIDDRPIDSADTLVAAVRTRAPDEKATFTLADGRTVEVTFGGQPVQPN